From Tiliqua scincoides isolate rTilSci1 chromosome 2, rTilSci1.hap2, whole genome shotgun sequence, the proteins below share one genomic window:
- the LOC136640373 gene encoding zinc finger protein 665-like, with the protein MSALHRRTTLPSLHQNSHVFQGTSGQVNEDLRETCEMSSDITMLEVEEETFRKPDGSGREEGRQTPAWRTRRVCLYELPIKEEHSKVRRCVMCPLHEETTSTSTLERSHTRERTAHQERSRKQEGNQTQKGRNQSGACQDGNLNILPVNPQKETEKRKEKCPQCGKTFNSKSHLTIHQRTHTGEKPYKCLTCGKCFSQQVHLTTHQRTHTGEKPYKCLECGKCFSQQASLTSHQRTHTGEKPYQCLECGMSFSWSSHLTSHQRTHTGEKPYKCLECGKCFSQQVHFTNHQRTHTGEKPYKCLECGKCFSQHTHFTYHQRTHTGEKPYQCLECGMSFSWSSNLTSHQRTHTGEKPYKCLECGKCFSHHTHFTYHQRTHTGEKPYQCLECGKCFSQQVHFTNHQRTHTGEKPYKCLECGKCFSHHTHFTYHQRTHTGEKPYQCLECGMSFSWSSNLTSHQRTHTGEKPYKCLECGKCFSQQVHFTNHQRTHTGEKPYKCLVCGKCFSQQVHFTNHQRTHTGEKPYKCLECGKCFSQQVHFTNHQRTHTGEKPYQCLECGMSFSWSSNLTSHQRTHTGEKPYKCLECGKCFIQHAHFTNHQRTHTGEKPYKCLECGKSFSQSSSLTSHQRTHTGVKPYTCFECGKSFSVSSRLTKHQRTHSEEKPYTCFECGKSFTVSSNLTLHQRTHTGEKPYTCLECGRSFSQSSHLTLHLRIHTEGKP; encoded by the exons ATGTCTGCCCTGCACAGAAGAACCACCTTACCCAGCCTGCATCAAAACAGCCACGTCTTCCAAG GAACCAGTGGACAAGTCAATGAGGATCTGAGGGAAACTTGTGAGATGTCATCGGACATTACCATGCTTGAGGTAGAGGAAGAGACTTTTAGAAAGCCAGATGgatctgggagggaggagggaagacagACCCCTGCCTGGAGAACTAGACGTGTTTGTCTCTATGAACTCCCAATCAAAGAGGAACATTCCAAAGTAAGGAGATGTGTGATGTGTCCTTTGCATGAGGAAACTACCAGCACAAGCACACTTGAAAGGAGCCACACAAGGGAGAGAACGGCGCATCAGGAAAGatcaaggaagcaggagggaaaccaGACACAGAAAGGGAGAAATCAATCTGGTGCTTGTCAGGATGGCAATTTGAACATCCTCCCAGTCAATCCACAGAAAGAAActgaaaagaggaaggaaaaatgccctcaatgtggaaagaccttcaacaGTAAATCACACCTTACaatacatcaaagaacccacactggagagaagccatataaatgcttaacatgtgggaagtgttttagtcAGCAAGTACACCTCACcacccatcaaagaacccacacaggtgagaaaccatataagtgcttagaatgtgggaagtgttttagtcAGCAAGCAAGCCTCACTagccatcaaagaacccacacaggggagaaaccatatcaatgcttggagtgcggaaTGAGTTTCAGCTggagctcacacctgacttcacatcaaagaacccacacaggggagaaaccatataaatgcttagaatgtgggaagtgttttagtcAGCAAGTTCACTTCACtaaccatcaaagaacccacacaggggagaaaccatataaatgcttagaatgtgggaagtgttttagtcAGCATACACACTTCACttaccatcaaagaacccacacaggggagaaaccatatcaatgcttggagtgcggaaTGAGTTTCAGctggagctcaaacctgacttcacatcaaagaacccacacaggggagaaaccatataaatgcttagaatgtgggaagtgttttagtcATCATACACACTTCACttaccatcaaagaacccacacaggggagaaaccatatcagtgcttagaatgtgggaagtgttttagtcAGCAAGTTCACTTCACtaaccatcaaagaacccacacaggggagaaaccatataaatgcttagaatgtgggaagtgttttagtcATCATACACACTTCACTTaccatcaaagaactcacacaggggagaaaccatatcagtgcttggagtgcGGAATGAGTTTCAGctggagctcaaacctgacttcacatcaaagaacccacactggggagaaaccatataaatgcttagaatgtgggaagtgttttagtcAGCAAGTTCACTTCACtaaccatcaaagaacccacacaggggagaaaccatataaatgtttagtatgtgggaagtgttttagtcAGCAAGTTCACTTCACtaaccatcaaagaacccacacaggggagaaaccatataaatgcttagaatgtgggaagtgttttagtcAGCAAGTTCACTTCACtaaccatcaaagaacccacacaggggagaaaccatatcagtgcttggagtgcGGAATGAGTTTCAGctggagctcaaacctgacttcacatcaaagaacccacacaggggagaaaccatataaatgcttagaatgtgggaagtgttttattcAGCATGCACACTTCACtaaccatcaaagaacccacactggagagaaaccatataaatgcttggagtgtggaaagagcttcagtcagagctcaagcctgacttcgcatcaaagaacccacacaggggtgaaaccatatacatgctttgaatgtggaaagagcttcagtgtgagctcacgcctcactaagcatcaaagaacccactcagaggagaaaccatatacatgctttgaatgtggaaagagcttcacagtgagctcaaacctgactttgcatcaaagaacccacacaggggagaaaccatatacatgcttggagtgtggaaggagcttcagtcagagctcacatcTGACTCTGCATCTGAGAATCCACACAGAGGGGAAACCGTAG